The proteins below are encoded in one region of Candidatus Eisenbacteria bacterium:
- a CDS encoding electron transfer flavoprotein-ubiquinone oxidoreductase — protein sequence MANEREVLDVDVLFVGAGPASLAGAIHLARLVRAKNAERERAGEPPKEIFLAVIEKAKEPGAHALSGAVLDPRALAALVPDFPEKECPLEGSVGEDDLYFLTARGKIRVPFTPAPLRNHGNHVISLGAFTKWLAGIAEEEGVEIFPTFPGADLLWDGDRVAGVRTADKGIDKEGREKPNYQPGADFRAKVTVLGEGTRGSLAKKLFAKRPDLLEGRNPQVYGIGVKEVWKVPEGRIAPGRVIHTMGHPLAKDTYGGGWIYGMSGGFVSIGLVVGLDYPDPFLDPHERFQEWKKHPLLRGILEGGSLEGYGAKSMPLGGYYAVPKLSLGGALLIGDTASLLNPFRLKGIHLAMESGMLAAEAIAEAIFADDFSEARLARYDSAFEASPARRELYGARNFHQGFEGGLWTGLLHAGLQLATGGRGIRERMRARAGHERMRTIAGYYGTPRKAPEPSPFDNEYAFDKLTDLFKSGTEHPEDQPAHLVIREPDLCVNRCVREYGAPCERFCPASVYHMEWDGEKPKGIRIDFSNCVHCKTCDIMDPYQVIDWTTPEGGGGPHYGRM from the coding sequence GTGGCGAACGAGCGGGAAGTTCTCGATGTCGACGTGCTGTTCGTCGGGGCCGGGCCCGCGTCGCTCGCGGGGGCCATCCATCTCGCGAGGCTCGTCCGCGCGAAGAACGCGGAGAGGGAACGAGCCGGAGAACCGCCCAAGGAAATCTTCCTCGCGGTCATCGAGAAGGCGAAGGAGCCCGGCGCGCACGCGCTCTCAGGCGCCGTTCTCGACCCGCGCGCGCTCGCGGCGCTCGTCCCCGATTTCCCGGAAAAAGAGTGCCCGCTCGAGGGATCGGTCGGCGAGGACGATCTCTACTTTCTCACCGCCCGCGGCAAGATCCGCGTCCCGTTCACTCCCGCCCCTCTTCGCAACCACGGCAACCACGTGATCAGCCTCGGCGCGTTCACGAAGTGGCTCGCCGGAATCGCTGAAGAGGAAGGGGTCGAGATCTTCCCCACCTTCCCGGGCGCGGATCTTCTGTGGGATGGGGATCGCGTCGCCGGCGTGCGGACCGCCGACAAAGGGATCGACAAGGAAGGGCGCGAGAAGCCGAACTACCAGCCGGGCGCCGATTTTCGCGCGAAGGTGACCGTCCTCGGCGAGGGGACGCGGGGAAGCCTCGCGAAGAAGCTCTTCGCGAAACGCCCCGATCTCCTCGAGGGGCGGAACCCGCAGGTCTATGGGATCGGCGTGAAAGAAGTGTGGAAGGTTCCCGAGGGGCGCATCGCCCCCGGGCGCGTGATCCACACGATGGGCCATCCGCTCGCGAAGGACACCTACGGGGGCGGATGGATCTACGGGATGTCGGGCGGCTTCGTCTCGATCGGCCTCGTGGTCGGGCTCGACTATCCGGATCCTTTTCTCGATCCGCACGAGCGCTTCCAGGAATGGAAGAAGCATCCGCTTCTTCGCGGCATTCTGGAGGGGGGCTCGCTCGAAGGATACGGCGCCAAGTCGATGCCGCTCGGAGGCTACTACGCGGTGCCGAAGCTCTCCCTCGGCGGGGCTCTCCTCATCGGCGACACCGCTTCTCTTCTCAATCCTTTTCGTCTAAAAGGAATTCACCTCGCGATGGAATCGGGGATGCTCGCCGCCGAGGCGATCGCGGAGGCGATCTTCGCCGACGACTTCTCCGAGGCGCGTCTCGCTCGCTACGACTCGGCGTTCGAGGCGAGCCCGGCCCGCAGGGAGCTTTACGGAGCAAGGAATTTCCATCAGGGGTTCGAAGGGGGCCTCTGGACCGGGCTTCTCCACGCGGGCCTGCAGCTCGCGACGGGCGGGCGCGGGATCAGGGAGCGGATGCGCGCGCGCGCGGGCCACGAGCGGATGCGGACGATCGCGGGCTACTACGGGACGCCGCGGAAGGCCCCCGAACCGTCTCCGTTCGACAACGAGTACGCGTTCGACAAGCTCACCGACCTCTTCAAGTCGGGGACCGAGCATCCGGAGGACCAGCCGGCGCACCTCGTCATTCGCGAGCCGGATCTCTGCGTGAACCGCTGCGTGCGCGAGTACGGCGCTCCGTGCGAGCGCTTCTGCCCGGCGTCGGTCTACCACATGGAATGGGACGGGGAGAAGCCGAAGGGGATTCGGATCGACTTTTCGAATTGCGTGCACTGCAAGACGTGTGACATCATGGATCCGTATCAGGTCATCGATTGGACGACGCCCGAGGGGGGCGGAGGACCGCACTACGGCAGGATGTAG